GCTTTTCCGACCTGCTGGTGGCTAACTACGACCGTTTGGCGCCGACGCGGGGCTTCGGCAAGCATCGGCATCGCGACATGAAGATCGTTTCGTACGTGCTCGAAGGCGCGCTCGGACACGATGGCACGGTGATCGTGCGGGGCGGCATCCAGTTGATGAGCGCCGGCACCGGTGTGGCGCACAGCCAATACAACCATTGGAAGGGCGTTGTCAAGTTGGCTGTTGTAGGCCAACTGTTTGGTGCAAAAAACGTTATTCTTATCAGATCTGTATCGACTGCGGAAGAGACAGTCCAACCATGCCGAGTGCGGAGGCGTTCTTTGAGTATGAAGCGATGTCGTGCAGCGTTCATCTGCTGTCTGGCGAAGCGCTGACGGATCGGGCCGAAGCGTGAAAGAAATGCCTGCGCGCGACGTGCATCGCGACAACCACACAGCCGGCGTTCTCGCCTACGGGTCGGTTAGTGGCTGTTCTGGGCGTGCTTGTTTACGCGTGCAACCGCTTTTGACGAAAATGTGGATCACCTGAGCGAGCTCAGGTATATCGGCCTTTGCCAGCCTGATCAAATGAAATGATTTATATAAAGGGCGAGAGTCCGAGCAATTGATTCAATTGTAGCCTTTCCGATCAATATAAATTTGCCTTATGCGAATTTAATCAACATTCACTTGTATCAGGCATGACCTGCGGTTAGCATCTGTCCCGTCAAGCATGCGGCGAGGATGTTGTCACGTTGAGGTTTTGGGGGCATATCTGATTCGGCTCGCGACGAAGTTCGACGGATGAATCGACTGATACGAGATCGTCAAGCAGTAGGGCCGGATTTTGGTTGGTAGATAGAGTGTGCCGTCGCGCAGCCTGGCGAACAGGACGTCGCAGCGTCGTCGGGCGACAGCAATGAGCGCCTGATCATGGCGCTACATTTCTTATGTGCTAAAGCCGCAATCTCCGAAGACATGATGGCGGAACGAGGCTTTGTGGTAGATCATTCAACCAACTGCACATCACTTCTTCACGGCGGGCCTGCACCAGCAACAGTTTGAGCGCTCAGCGATGCACCGTCGAATGATCACACAGTCGAATGATCAAATTCCCGGCTCGGCCAATATCCGCTCGAACTGACACAGACTGAGCGGATATACAACGTGCGAGCGCATGCAGAGATGGATTGCATCGAGCGGATATTGCAGACACCTGACTTGCCGTAACGTTCAAGTGCTGTGTCTTCTGTGTGGTCGGCGCGTCGTCGCTTGGCAGCTGATATCAACTGTCCGAAGTAGACGTTAACGAATTCCGATCAAGATCAAACAGGAGAGCAAGTGAAGAAACTTCTGATCGCGTCGATCGCCTTCGTGCTGGTTGGCTATCTCAGTATTAGCGGTATCGCGTATGTACACGACAAGGACTATGCGGAGAGAGCGGTCGCGAGGCCGGCCGTATCCCCACAAGCGTTCGGCGTACGCGACGTGTTAGATCGTAACGCATGCTATTACTGCCATTCGAGGAAAGCTGTCCTACCTAACTATGCCGCGCTACCAGGCATTCGTCAGCTAGCCGAACATGACAGGCAAACTGGACTCGCCTACTTCCGCATCGACAGCCTGTACGGGGCGCTCGAAAGCGGCATGCCAGCTCCCGAAGCCGATCTTGCGAAGCTGGAAACCGTTGTGAACGAACTCGCCATGCCACCAAAGTTGTTCCGCCTCGTACACTAAACAACCGGACTGAGGACCGACGATCAACGCGCGCTGCTCGACTGGATAGCGTCACAACGCCGCGCATATGCGACGCGCGGCGTTGCACCGGAATTCGCTAACGAGCCTGTGCAACCGTTGCCAGATTCTTTGCCGACCGACACAGGTAAGGTCGCGCTTGGAAGGCAGCTCTTCAACGATGTCCGACTATCGGCGGACAACACGATATCGTGTGCAAGCTGCCACACGCTGTCGACAGGGGGCGTAGACGGAAAGAAGGTTTCGTCCGGTGTGGGCGGACAGTTGGGCTTGGTCAACGCGCCGACGGTGTTCAACGCGGCGCTCAACGACAAGCAGTTCTGGGACGGTCGCGCTGCCACGCTGCAGGAACAGGCGGGCGGTCCACCGCTGAATCCGGTCGAAATGGCGTCTAGGTCATGGAGTGAAATCATCGATAAGCTGAAGCAGGACTCGTCACTGACACAACAGTTCTGACGGTGTACCGGGACGGTTGGTCGGGCGCGAACATCACAGACGCGATCGCCCAATATGAGACGACACTGCTAACGCCGAGTCGCTTCGATACTTACTTGCGCGGCGACAGGCATGCGCTGAATAGCGAAGAACTGCGCGGCTACCACTTATTCAAGGCGAACCATTGCGCGACCTGTCATGTTGGCAAGAATCTGGGCGGGCGGTCGTTCGAGCGAATGGGCCTCGCGGCCGACTACTTCGCCGCGCGGGGCTATACCTCCACCGCGGATAACGGTCGGGCGAACGTTACGAACGACGCGCTCGACCGCCATGCGTTCAAGACGCCGACGCTGCGCAACGTGGAACTGACCGCGCCATATTTTCACGACGGCAGCCGTACCAATCTGCATGAAGCTGTGCGTGACATGGCGACGTATCAGGTCGGTAAGCAATTGTCGGACTCGGATGTCAACGCAATCGTAGCGTTCCTGAAGACGCTAACAGGCACGCGCCAACCCGTCGCGACCCACTAATCCGACGGCCGCGGCTGACTCTCGTAGCGCTCTGGCAAATGCGCTAGACGGTTTTAGTTATGTAGCAGGAACGTCGGCGAGGCGATCCGTAAAATCAGCTCGTCAACGCTTGCTCAAAAGAGAGCATCATGCACGCACAACAGGTCTCTAGGCGGTGCGCCGGGGAAGTTGTACTGGCGGTGTTGCTCGAGCTGGCAATGGCGAAGTGGAAAGTTGCGTTACATGATGGCCGCCGCGATCAGCCGGCCGTACATACAGCGACGCAGATTACAGGCCGCATCCTGCCTGCAGGTGGTGCTGTCGCTGATTGAACAGCGTCGGCAGAATTGGGCGTTGCCAGCCGAACTACGAATCGTCGTAAGCTACGAGGCGGGCTAGGACGCGTTCTGGATCTATCGTGCCTTGCGGGCTCGCGGGATCGAATGTTATGTCGTCGATCCCGCGAGCCTGCAAGCAGGTACGAGCGCACACAGAGTGATCGTATCACGGTCAACGTGACGGCTTGCGACCAGTTCGCTCTTCAGCTTTCTCATAGTCGGCTCTCGATTCGTTTAGCCCGACACATTAACCGATTTGCCTAGTGCTATTTGCACCAGAGCCATTCAACAGATGCGGGGTAGCATCTCACCGTTCAACCAGTCAACGAGCCGTTCGCCGCCGAACGAGGTCTGCATTCTCACGAGGCCGCGCGCATCATCCGTTACTTCGCCGATCAGCGCGGCATCTTGGCCTAGCGGATGAGCGTGCATCGCATCGACGAGTGCGAGCGCGTCCTGCCTCGCACATACGGCGATTAGCTTGCCCTCGTTCGCAATGTACAGTGGGTCAAGGCCCAGGAACTCGCAGGCCGCCCGCACAGTTGTTCGTATCGGTAGCGCCTCTTCCCAGATGCGCATACTGAGACCCGATTGCTGGCTGATTTCATTGAGCGCATTCCCAAGGCCACCACGCGTCGGATCGCGCATCAGTCGCAGCGACGGGCACGTTTCGAGTAGTTGCTCGGTCAGACCGTTGAGCGCAGCGCAATCCGACACGATGCTGCTGTCAAAACCTAGGTTTTCGCGTTGCGACAGCACGGCAAGACCGTGCTCGGCAAGACATCCGGACAGCAAGATGGCATCGCCTGGCTGCGCGTTACCTCCATCCAACTCGACGCCCTGCGGTACGACGCCGACGCCCGCTGTCGTGATGAACAGTCCATCAGCCTTGCCGCGTTCGACGACTTTCGTGTCGCCTGTGACGATCTGTACGCCAGCCTCGCGTGCGGCCCGCGCCATCGACTGGACGATGCGCACGAGATCGTCCAGTGGCAGACCTTCTTCGAGAATGAATCCGGCGCTCAGGTAACGCGGCTGCGCGCCGCCGACGGCGAGGTCGTTGACTGTGCCGTTGACGGCAAGTACTCCGATGTCACCGCCGGGAAAGAACAACGGGGCGACGACGTGGCAGTCGGTACTCATCGCTAACCGTCCGGCAACAGGCGGCATGATGGCCTGGTCGTTGCCCTGCGCAAGCCATGCGTTATTAAACGCCGGAGCAAATATGTCGGTGACCAGTTGTGCGCTGGCGCGGCCGCCGGCGCCATGCGTCAGGTCGATGCGGCCGTGTTTGAGGTCGAGAGGGCGACCATGAAAGATGGGGCGCTTCATAGGCGAACACATCCGGCTGCAGCTGCATCGTTGAAGCGGGCATACTGGTAGTGTGCTGCGCAGGCACCTTCGCTCGAAACCATGCAAGCGCCAAGTGGTGCCGCAGGCGTGCACGCCGTGCCAAACATCTCGCAGTCAGTTGGCTTGCCGTGGCCGCGCAGAATCTGGCCGCACTGGCAGGCCTTCACGTCAGCGACCGGCTGAGCGGACAGATTGAAGCGCTTTTCCGCGTCCCATTGCGCAAACGGTGTGCGGATCGCGAGTGCGCTATCGGGCACGAGCCCGAGTCCGCGCCATTCGAAATCGTTTCGCAACTCGAATGTCTGCGCGACGAGCGCCTGCGCCTTCAGGTTGCCCTGTTCGGTGACAGCACGTGTGTACTGGTTCTCAGCATCCGTGCGGTCTTCGTTGATCTGTGTGATGAGCATGAGCACGGCTTGCAGCACGTCGAGCGGTTCGAAACCGGTGATGACCACAGGCTTGCGATAGTCACGCGCGATCACGCGATAAGGTGCTATGCCGATGATCGTGCTGACGTGCGACGGGCCGATGAAGCCATCGAGATTTGCATCGTTGTCGGCAAGCAGATGGCGCATTGCGGCGGGCGTGAGCACGTGGTTGCTGAGCACGCTGAAGTTGTCCTGCCGGTCGGCCTGCGCAGTCAGCAGTGCGACAGCAGTGGGGGGCGTGGTCGTCTCGAAGCCAATGCTGAAAAACACAACCTGTCGGTCAGATCGCGCGCGAGAGAATGCCAACGCGTCGGCGCTCGAATAGACGACGCGCACGTCGGCGCCTGCGGCCCGCGCCTTGTACAGGCTCATCTGACGCGACGCGGGCACGCGTAGCGTGTCGCCATACGTGCAAAGCGTGACGCGATGCTCAAGCGCAAGCTCTATCGCGCTGTCGATACGCCCGACCGGCAAGACACACACCGGACAGCCGGGGCCGTGGATCAACTCGACGCAGGGCGGCAACAATGCCGTTAAGCCATATCGCGCGATAGCGTGCGTGTGGCCGCCACAGAATTCCATCAGGCGATAGCGTCGTTCCGGCTCAACGGCGACATGAATACGCCTCGCGATCTGACGTGCGAGGTCGCTATTGCGAAAATCGTCGACGTATTTCACGCTGGGTTTCCTCCGGATGCGTCGCTCGCTGCTGAGTCAGCGTCACACGAAGCGGCGAGCGCGGCGAGCTGCGCGAGCGTTGCGTCGGCCTCGGCCCGGTTAAGCGTGCCGATCGCGTAGCCGACATGTAGCAGTACGAAGTCGCCGGGCGTGACGTTCTCGATGAGCGCGAGTGAGATCTCGCGTGTTACACCGTCGACGCTGACGCGGGCCCGTTCGCCAGGCTGCAGTTCGACGACTTCGACGGGAAT
This is a stretch of genomic DNA from Paraburkholderia phymatum STM815. It encodes these proteins:
- the hypD gene encoding hydrogenase formation protein HypD, producing MKYVDDFRNSDLARQIARRIHVAVEPERRYRLMEFCGGHTHAIARYGLTALLPPCVELIHGPGCPVCVLPVGRIDSAIELALEHRVTLCTYGDTLRVPASRQMSLYKARAAGADVRVVYSSADALAFSRARSDRQVVFFSIGFETTTPPTAVALLTAQADRQDNFSVLSNHVLTPAAMRHLLADNDANLDGFIGPSHVSTIIGIAPYRVIARDYRKPVVITGFEPLDVLQAVLMLITQINEDRTDAENQYTRAVTEQGNLKAQALVAQTFELRNDFEWRGLGLVPDSALAIRTPFAQWDAEKRFNLSAQPVADVKACQCGQILRGHGKPTDCEMFGTACTPAAPLGACMVSSEGACAAHYQYARFNDAAAAGCVRL
- the hypE gene encoding hydrogenase expression/formation protein HypE, coding for MKRPIFHGRPLDLKHGRIDLTHGAGGRASAQLVTDIFAPAFNNAWLAQGNDQAIMPPVAGRLAMSTDCHVVAPLFFPGGDIGVLAVNGTVNDLAVGGAQPRYLSAGFILEEGLPLDDLVRIVQSMARAAREAGVQIVTGDTKVVERGKADGLFITTAGVGVVPQGVELDGGNAQPGDAILLSGCLAEHGLAVLSQRENLGFDSSIVSDCAALNGLTEQLLETCPSLRLMRDPTRGGLGNALNEISQQSGLSMRIWEEALPIRTTVRAACEFLGLDPLYIANEGKLIAVCARQDALALVDAMHAHPLGQDAALIGEVTDDARGLVRMQTSFGGERLVDWLNGEMLPRIC
- a CDS encoding HypC/HybG/HupF family hydrogenase formation chaperone, yielding MCLAIPVEVVELQPGERARVSVDGVTREISLALIENVTPGDFVLLHVGYAIGTLNRAEADATLAQLAALAASCDADSAASDASGGNPA
- a CDS encoding cytochrome-c peroxidase yields the protein MRGDRHALNSEELRGYHLFKANHCATCHVGKNLGGRSFERMGLAADYFAARGYTSTADNGRANVTNDALDRHAFKTPTLRNVELTAPYFHDGSRTNLHEAVRDMATYQVGKQLSDSDVNAIVAFLKTLTGTRQPVATH
- a CDS encoding heme-binding domain-containing protein; the protein is MKKLLIASIAFVLVGYLSISGIAYVHDKDYAERAVARPAVSPQAFGVRDVLDRNACYYCHSRKAVLPNYAALPGIRQLAEHDRQTGLAYFRIDSLYGALESGMPAPEADLAKLETVVNELAMPPKLFRLVH
- a CDS encoding cytochrome-c peroxidase; its protein translation is MQPLPDSLPTDTGKVALGRQLFNDVRLSADNTISCASCHTLSTGGVDGKKVSSGVGGQLGLVNAPTVFNAALNDKQFWDGRAATLQEQAGGPPLNPVEMASRSWSEIIDKLKQDSSLTQQF